CAAATGGCTGGAATGGTCGCTCAAATCAGACAGATTTGGGATTTGAAGCTTTACGGGACTTACTCCTCTTCTCACACGAAAAAGGTGTAACGTTTTGGGATTCCGCAGATCAGTACGGAAGCCATCCGCATGTCAAGGCAGCACTGCAAGAGGTGCCACGTGAGAGCGTCACTATTACCACAAAGACAACCTCCCGAACGCGAGAAACTATAGAAGCAGACGTGAAGAGATTTCTCAAAGAGATAGGTTCTGACTATGTGGACATTGTCTTGCTCCACTGCCTCACACAAGTAGACTGGCCCCAACGATATCCGGAGGCCATGGAAGCCCTTGCCCGTTGCAAGGAACAGGGATTGATCCGCGCACACGGCGTATCCTGCCACGATTACGGTGCCTTCCAAACATCCGCGATGACGGAATGGGTTGACGTTGTCTTGGCTCGGATTAATTACGCGGGTGTCCACATGGACGCGTCCCCCGCTGATGTCATCCGCACAATGGAACAGATGGCATTCGTAGGAAAAGGCATCTATGGAATGAAAGTGCTGGGACAAGGAAAATTGGCAGAAGACGCAATAGGTCAACGCCAGGCAATTGAATTTGTGATGGGACTTCCGTGCGTACACGCTATGACTATCGGAATGACCTCCGAGCGCGAAGTGGAAGCGAACGTCGCCCTCGTTAATGAACTCTCGTAGGAATAGTGCTCGGTTCGGATTTTTTCTGATGAGACTCAGCCGCAGCCTGCAACAATACGCAGAAATACCGGATTTAGCCTGGGAATAGACTCAATCCATACGC
The Candidatus Poribacteria bacterium genome window above contains:
- a CDS encoding aldo/keto reductase; the protein is MEIVALGKTGLNVSRLSIGTGSNGWNGRSNQTDLGFEALRDLLLFSHEKGVTFWDSADQYGSHPHVKAALQEVPRESVTITTKTTSRTRETIEADVKRFLKEIGSDYVDIVLLHCLTQVDWPQRYPEAMEALARCKEQGLIRAHGVSCHDYGAFQTSAMTEWVDVVLARINYAGVHMDASPADVIRTMEQMAFVGKGIYGMKVLGQGKLAEDAIGQRQAIEFVMGLPCVHAMTIGMTSEREVEANVALVNELS